DNA sequence from the Candidatus Peregrinibacteria bacterium genome:
AGTACTTAATCGGATTCACCGGTTCAAATGGTTTTATGTTATTAACAAAAGACAAAAACTATTTCTTCACGGATGGGAGATATTTGGAAATTGCAAAAAAACTTGAAAAATCAAAAAGCTCAAAAGTTAAATTTGAATTCGTACTTTACGACCAAAATTTCAAAAATAAGTGGAAGGAAATTTTGAAAAAACATAGGATCAAAATCCTAAATTTTGAAGCCGATGATCTCACAGTATCAAAACTCTCATCATTTAAAAAACTCTCAAAAGGAGTGATATTTAAAGAAACCGTCCATGAAATTGCAACTAAAATGCGTGTACAAAAAAATAGAACAGAACTTAAGAAGGTCAGCAAGGCTCAGCAGATAATCGAAAAAGTATTTTCTCAAATAAAGAAGGAATTAAAAGTCGGGCAAACCGAAAAACAAATAGCCTGGCGAATCAAAGAACTCTGTCAAAAATTCAAAGCAAATGATATTTCTTTTGAACCAATAGTCGGATTTGGAGATAATAGCGCAAGCCCACATCACAACAATAGTGATCGGAAATTAAAAAAAGGAGACGTCATCCTCATAGATCATGGGGCCAGATTTCAAGGATATTGCTCAGATATGACACGAATGATCTGGACGCGTAAACCAACTGAAAAAGAAACCGAAGTTTACAATACCGTACTCAGCGCACAAATGGCTGGCATAAAGGCAATTAAAGCCGGAGAAACAGCCTCAAAAGTTGCA
Encoded proteins:
- a CDS encoding aminopeptidase P family protein — its product is MKLPLLVTNKFNLKYLIGFTGSNGFMLLTKDKNYFFTDGRYLEIAKKLEKSKSSKVKFEFVLYDQNFKNKWKEILKKHRIKILNFEADDLTVSKLSSFKKLSKGVIFKETVHEIATKMRVQKNRTELKKVSKAQQIIEKVFSQIKKELKVGQTEKQIAWRIKELCQKFKANDISFEPIVGFGDNSASPHHNNSDRKLKKGDVILIDHGARFQGYCSDMTRMIWTRKPTEKETEVYNTVLSAQMAGIKAIKAGETASKVAKIARKIIEEAGYGDNYTHSLGHGVGIEVHDPPTSLSTRSKDTLKEGMVVTIEPGIYLSGEFGVRIEDMGVVTKKGIKLFTKTPKQLKDCIKML